Genomic DNA from Terriglobales bacterium:
AGGAGATGTGCATGGGATCAGGAGTGGGGCGGGCCGGGCTGGCAGCGCAGGCGCGCCTGCGCCAGCACCCGCTCCGCCGCCAGCGAGAGCGGGCCCGCGATGCAGCAGCCGCTGGCGCAGCAGTGCCCGCCGCCGCCGAAGCTCTCGGCGATCCCGGCCACGTCCACCGCGCCCTTGCTGCGCAGGCTCACCCGGAAGTGATGGTCGGCCAGTTCGCGGAAGAACACCGCCACCTCCACCCCGGCGATGCTCAGGGCGTAGTTCACCAGGCCCTCGGCGTCCTCGTCGAGCGCGCCCGCGCGCTCCACCTCCTCACGGCTGACGTACATCCAGGCCAGCGCCCCCTCGCGGTGCAGGTTGGAGAGCGCCGCTCCCAGCAGCCGCACCTTGGAGGTGGGGCGCGAGAAGTAGACGTTCTGGGCGATGCTCACCGGGTCGGCGCCGCATTCCACCAGTTCGCGCGCCAGCTCGAAGGTGGCGGCGCTGGTCCCGGGATAGCAGAACGAGCCGGTGTCGGTGAGAAGCCCGGTATAGAGGCAGGTGGCCATCTCGGGCGTGACCTTCACGCGGGCGGCGCGGGCCAGGCGGAAGACCATCTCGGCGGTGGCGCAGGCCCGCGGGTCGATCCAGTTGACGTTGGCGAAGGGCTTGGCGCTCTGGTGGTGGTCGATGCTGATGAGGAAACGCCCCTCCAGACCCTGCAGGCGGGTGCGGGCCACGCTGTCGCACTCCAGCAGGATGGCGGCGTCGTAGCGGCCGTTCACCGCCGAGGCCTGCACCACCGTGTCGGCGAAGGGCAAGGGGCGATAGATGACCGGGACGCCGTCGGAGAGCACCACCTCCGCGTCCTTGCCCAGGGCGCGCAGCACCTGGCAGCAAGCCAGCACCGAACCCACGGCGTCGCCGTCGGGACGCGCGTGCGAGGTCAGCACGAAGTGGTCGCGCTGCCGGATGCTGGCGAGGACCTCGGTGATGCCGACGTTGGCCACTGGCTAGACTAATCCCTTTCGCCCCGCAATGGGGAGATTACTTTTCGTTCTTGTGTAAGCGCTTCAGGAGGTCGCCGATCCTGTCGTCGTACTCTTGCGACCTGTCCAGTTGGAAGAACAGCTCGGGAGCGCGGCGCAGGCGCAGGCGCTCCGCGATCTCGTGGCGGATGAAGCCGCGCGCCGCCTCCAGGCCCTGGAGCGTGCGCTCGGCATCCTTCTCGTCCCCGGCGACGGCCACCAGCACGTGCGCGCTCTTGCCGTCCGGGTCCAGGCGCACGCCGCTCACCGTGGCCAGCCCGATGCGCGGGTCGCCCAACTCGCCCTCCAGGATGGCGACAAGCTCGTCGCGGATGGCGTCCGCCATCCGCTCCCGATGATGTTGCGCCCCCCGCTGCTCCGGCATGGTCAAAACTCGCGAATAAACTCTTCAGGATAACAGAATGGAAGGTTGCGGCCTCGCAGGACTTTGAAACCTTGAAACTCTGAAACCTTGAGACCTTCAGAGGTAGTCCACGAACGCATCCACCACTTCCGCGCCGTGGTTGTTGGCGATGCGGGCGGCTTCGCGCTCCACCTTCTGCATCAGGCCTTCCAGATAATCGCGCGAGCCGGAGATGGAAACCACGCCCACGGTGGCCCGCTGCCACAGGTCGGTGGAATCCAATTCGGAGACGGAAACGTTGTACCCCGCGCGCAGCCGATCCTTCAGGCTGCGCAGGACCTGCCTTTTGTCTTTGAGCGAATGTGCAGCTTCGAGGCGGAGCTCGATCGTGAGAAAGGCAATGGGCATGGAGGCGAGTTTCTAGTTCCTAGTTTCTCGTTTCTAGTTGAAGACTTGGGGTTTCTTCTCTAGAAACTAGAAACGAGAAACTAGAAACTGCTCTTCAGGCTATCGCTTCCG
This window encodes:
- a CDS encoding bifunctional oligoribonuclease/PAP phosphatase NrnA is translated as MANVGITEVLASIRQRDHFVLTSHARPDGDAVGSVLACCQVLRALGKDAEVVLSDGVPVIYRPLPFADTVVQASAVNGRYDAAILLECDSVARTRLQGLEGRFLISIDHHQSAKPFANVNWIDPRACATAEMVFRLARAARVKVTPEMATCLYTGLLTDTGSFCYPGTSAATFELARELVECGADPVSIAQNVYFSRPTSKVRLLGAALSNLHREGALAWMYVSREEVERAGALDEDAEGLVNYALSIAGVEVAVFFRELADHHFRVSLRSKGAVDVAGIAESFGGGGHCCASGCCIAGPLSLAAERVLAQARLRCQPGPPHS
- the rbfA gene encoding 30S ribosome-binding factor RbfA, which codes for MPEQRGAQHHRERMADAIRDELVAILEGELGDPRIGLATVSGVRLDPDGKSAHVLVAVAGDEKDAERTLQGLEAARGFIRHEIAERLRLRRAPELFFQLDRSQEYDDRIGDLLKRLHKNEK
- a CDS encoding DUF503 domain-containing protein encodes the protein MPIAFLTIELRLEAAHSLKDKRQVLRSLKDRLRAGYNVSVSELDSTDLWQRATVGVVSISGSRDYLEGLMQKVEREAARIANNHGAEVVDAFVDYL